In the genome of Cyclopterus lumpus isolate fCycLum1 chromosome 19, fCycLum1.pri, whole genome shotgun sequence, one region contains:
- the mprip gene encoding myosin phosphatase Rho-interacting protein isoform X3, whose protein sequence is MSAAKENSCRKFQANFFNKSKCQNCFKPRELHLLTDQDLTQAKPIYGGWLCLAPEGTDFDNPMQRSRKWQRRFFVLYEHGCLRFALDESPSTLPQGTVNMNLCTDVIDAEPKTGQKNSLCIITPDQVYFIRGENKEIINGWSEQLVVYPRTNKQNQKKKRKVEPTTSQEPGPAKVAVTGSGIPEAEKVPDSSSIIWQEELNQREAEGATVWAPDLTPGSPLPPAGSCSSLGGVPRCLSPSPSDPFPSGSSLLSNGSHISGSVSSLDSDASGSTVTSNDSHPANQRGGHSYSHHDTRSRRLEAETRKAEKRSRFRSPDRQERDAVHSPERSRCVVIEKLEALELENPEKLEVEELSRSAARRGRSEHRHFHREVQRHDVGQGLDFPSAHLPLRRAKSLDRRTTESVMTPDLLNFKKGWMVKLDDQGQWKKYWFVLTDHSLRYYKDSIAEEASDLDGEIDLSTCYSVTEYQAQRNYGFQIHTQEVVHTLSAMTAGIRRNWIQAVMKNVRPSPAPDVASSTEDHGSFSLLEGLVRPDVTQDSPSSDASSVERESIPVVTKSRARERRREGRSKTFDWAEFRPIAQALAQQRAQEAESLLTELGELEHSRRREERRKRYESVTSSSTEQTSINERGRTDCESGEGVGQTDSLGPMSVVGQQRVEEVIEQHWQQVENTPIREERRVLLPTTLQSRDTVELEQLLENYKQGIENLKSQLECCHQQLLDSNKHKQDLELQLRTTPDVRTGYISPPEHPLGLEADVMPQTKRSELVSSQAQSLTKKYQETKELLKLQELKKRNMQAQLGLSLSHLPIKEPHFSESPKPSIVEGPASEVVQKAVSFLFQESTEAIQELEDSLAGKPLSLTEMEKLLRFHNCNQATAETHQLQNVLESWKYQQEIENETLKKSLAKAGESIREYEAHLLTMEDLVVTVQKPSFENLKSPYGPLTEIAHHSETNEMTNGMLSRRVELLTSENGALKQRCQEMVNQLTEADREIDKLKVELIGQQGGKQHQLVMEELKRLKAELAESRANTIDGEYYERELNEKSLRLYEALITLEVLGNTLKDTEKKLQLNEAKLKGLGFHADEQEDLSEREQNEELLQASQAKLFEMDANLQSKKQRCLELEANNSVLITLNQESKLVSKKELLEAENKIRMLQEKKGRVEKTLSKCVEAGEKQVDDKGLLKQVIEEIEMKSEAINQVLEMLATVDVSVEKMLCDLKSTLFGYSKEEPLCVSQKDMRLVMEGEFWSQLLGSPEIQPEENTDCRERGVAQQMMAQKRLMLITRRICPQVKADSELVTEPYFAAMYRWLDDETHTLILKELTETLEAKSNVLQQIAFSVTLAKDDQLLFLALTSFDLDGEQKQTSQHLCNALTEAHMSYVITRLKVQHEKELKQKQTGVQIGSLDCPNCPKLREATKDLESKLAEAFLKSATGPQTLVQIEGEPIDSLDQSIELHEMMARHRKELREVKDCYEQRAEKLRKKIAKAGETLRVRSEEKVKEIHSLTNCMENLKKKHETERRNLMERFDQEMEELKSMMSPANPDKNLTDEDTPPYRALSQTSTLKERIQELVTQVSVMTQEMRRREGQGDITSLRLKYEKDLENLKATCERGFAAMEESHQKVIDELQRKHQRELENLQEEKERLLAEETAATIAAIEAMKNAHRTELEKELDKARKANNNTENADIEEIRRQHEEELCSFQREIEVLSEQYSQKCLENAHLAQALEAERQALRQCQRENQELNAHNQELNNRLAEEITKMRSMTSEDGVGDANTTIHGKELYELEVMLRVKESEVQYLKQEINSLKDELQAAQRDKKYATDKYKDIYTELSIVKAKAEQDLGRLRDQLQLAHEALGEPSLEEVERGGYDIMKSKSNPDILKMAAAAAKRSERTMRSKSLKEGLTAEQRLHLFENKDTKEF, encoded by the exons GCTAAACCTATATATGGTGGATGGCTGTGCTTGGCCCCTGAGGGAACTGACTTTGACAATCCTATGCAGAGATCCCGG AAATGGCAGAGAAGATTCTTTGTGCTGTATGAACATGGCTGTCTGCGCTTTGCCCTAGACGAATCG CCAAGCACGCTGCCTCAGGGCACAGTGAACATGAACCTCTGCACTGATGTCATAGATGCGGAGCCAAAGACAGGTCAGAAGAACTCCCTGTGCATCATCACCCCGGACCAGGTGTACTTCATCAGAGGAGAGAATAAAGAGATCATCAATGG GTGGAGTGAACAGCTGGTGGTATACCCCCGAACTAACAAACAGAACCAGAAAAAGAAACGCAAGGTGGAGCCTACAACCTCCCAG GAGCCAGGTCCAGCCAAGGTAGCAGTGACCGGCTCTGGTATCCCAGAGGCAGAGAAGGTTCCAGACTCGAGCTCCATTATCTGGCAGGAGGAGCTGAACCAGAGAGAGGCTGAGGGGGCTACAGTCTGGGCCCCTGACCTGACTCCAGGATCACCGCTGCCCCCTGCAG GCTCATGCTCAAGTTTGGGCGGCGTCCCACGCTGCCTCTCCCCATCTCCAAGCGACCCCTTCCCCTCCGGCAGCTCCCTGCTCTCTAACGGCTCACACATCAGTGGCTCAGTCAGCTCTCTGGACTCGGACGCCAGCGGCAGCACTGTCACTAGCAACGACAGCCACCCAGCCAACCAGAGGGGCGGCCACTCCTACAGTCACCATGACACTAGATCCCGAAGGCTGGAGGCAGAGACCAGAAAGGCAGAGAAGAGGAGTCGGTTCAGGAGCCCTGACAGGCAGGAAAGGGATGCCGTCCACAGCCCTGAGAGGAG ccgCTGCGTTGTTATTGAGAAGTTGGAGGCCTTGGAGCTGGAGAATCCAGAGAAACTGGAGGTGGAAGAATTAAGCAGGAGTGCAGCCAGACGGGGCCGAAGTGAGCACAGGCACTTCCACAGAGAG GTGCAGAGGCATGACGTAGGCCAGGGTCTGGATTTTCCCTCCGCCCATCTGCCTCTGAGGAGAGCCAAGTCCCTGGACAGAAGGACCACTGAGTCAGTCATGACG ccagaTTTACTGAACTTCAAGAAAGGTTGGATGGTGAAGCTGGATGATCAAGGCCAG TGGAAGAAATACTGGTTTGTTTTGACGGATCACAGCCTGAGATACTACAAGGATTCCATTGCAGAGGAG GCCTCTGACCTGGATGGTGAGATTGACCTGTCTACTTGCTACAGTGTAACTGAATACCAGGCTCAACGCAACTATGGTTTCCAAATACAT aCTCAGGAGGTAGTGCACACTCTGTCGGCCATGACAGCAGGTATACGCAGGAACTGGATCCAGGCAGTCATGAAGAATGTCAGACCCTCCCCTGCCCCTGATGTGGCAAG CTCAACTGAGGATCAtggctccttctctcttttggaGGGTCTAGTTAGGCCAGACGTCACCCAGGACTCTCCCTCCTCTGATGCTTCGTCTGTGGAGAGAGAATCCATTCCGGTTGTCACAAAGAGCAGGGCGCGTGAACGCAGAAGAGAAGGTCGCTCTAAGACCTTTGACTGGGCCGAGTTCAGACCCATCGCTCAGGCTCTGGCTCAGCAGCGGGCCCAAGAGGCAGAGAGCCTCCTCACAGAACTTGGTGAGCTTGAGCACAGTCGGAGAAGAGAAGAGCGGCGGAAGAGGTATGAGTCTGTGACTAGCTCATCAACGGAGCAAACATCCATTAACGAAAGAGGGAGGACAGACTGTGAGAGCGGCGAGGGAGTCGGACAAACCGATTCATTGGGTCCCATGTCTGTGGTGGGGCagcagagggtggaggaggtgattGAACAACACTGGCAACAAGTGGAGAACACACCCAtacgggaggagaggagggtgctTCTCCCCACCACTCTGCAATCCAGAGACACTGTTGAGctggagcagctgctggagaaTTACAAGCAAGGG ATAGAGAATCTGAAGTCTCAGCTGGAGTGCTGTCACCAGCAGCTCCTTGACTCAAACAAGCACAAGCAGGACCTGGAGCTCCAGCTGAGAACAACTCCGGACGTCCGGACTGGTTACATCTCTCCG CCGGAGCACCCTTTGGGTCTGGAGGCTGATGTGATGCCCCAGACGAAGAGGTCCGAACTGGTTAGTTCTCAAGCACAGAGTTTAACAAAGAAGTACCAGGAGACCAAAGAGCTCCTGAAGCTGCAAGAGCTGAAGAAGCGTAACATGCAGGCACAGCTTGGCCTCTCGCTTTCTCACCTACCCATCAAGGAACCTCACTTTTCTGAATCCCCAAAACCATCCATTGTGGAAGGCCCTGCCTCTGAAGTTGTTCAAAAAGCAGTTAGCTTTTTGTTCCAGGAGAGCACAGAGGCAATTCAAGAACTAGAAGATTCATTAGCTGGTAAACCTCTGTCCCTAACGGAGATGGAAAAATTGTTGAGATTCCATAACTGTAATCAAGCGACAGCAGAGACACATCAACTTCAGAATGTCTTGGAGAGTTGGAAGTACCAACAGGAGATagaaaatgaaacattaaaaaagagtTTAGCTAAGGCAGGTGAAAGCATCCGTGAGTATGAAGCCCATCTTCTTACCATGGAGGATTTGGTGGTGACGGTTCAGAAGCCAAGTTTTGAAAACCTAAAAAGCCCCTATGGACCCCTCACAGAAATTGCTCACCATTCAGAGACAAATGAGATGACGAATGGGATGCTCTCTCGGAGGGTTGAACTTTTGACTAGTGAAAACGGGGCATTGAAACAACGGTGTCAGGAGATGGTCAATCAGCTGACTGAGGCTGACAGAGAAATTGACAAACTGAAAGTGGAGCTGATTGGCCAGCAGGGCGGCAAACAGCATCAGCTCGTCATGGAAGAGCTGAAAAGACTGAAGGCTGAATTGGCTGAAAGCCGGGCAAACACTATAGACGGGGAGTATTATGAGAGGGAGCTGAATGAGAAATCCTTGAGGCTTTATGAAGCTCTGATTACATTGGAGGTGCTTGGCAACACCCTAAAAGACACTGAGAAGAAGCTACAGTTGAATGAGGCCAAGTTGAAGGGTCTGGGCTTCCACGCTGATGAGCAAGAGGACCtctcagagagagagcaaaacgAAGAGCTCCTCCAAGCCTCACAAGCAAAGTTATTTGAGATGGATGCAAACCTTCAGTCTAAAAAGCAGCGCTGTTTGGAACTTGAAGCCAATAATAGTGTACTAATCACACTAAACCAGGAATCTAAGCTGGTCAGTAAAAAGGAGCTACTGgaagcagaaaataaaataagaatgctacaagaaaagaaaggtaGAGTTGAAAAGACACTTAGCAAGTGTGTTGAGGCAGGAGAGAAGCAGGTTGATGATAAAGGACTTCTGAAGCAAGTCATAGAAGAGATTGAGATGAAGTCTGAGGCGATTAATCAGGTTTTAGAGATGTTGGCAACGGTGGATGTTAGTGTAGAGAAAATGCTATGTgatttaaaaagtactttattTGGTTATTCAAAAGAAGAGCCACTCTGTGTGAGTCAGAAAGACATGAGGTTGGTAATGGAGGGAGAGTTCTGGAGCCAGCTGTTGGGTTCCCCTGAAATCCAACCAGAGGAGAACACAGACTGCCGGGAAAGGGGTGTGGCACAGCAGATGATGGCACAGAAGCGCTTGATGCTCATCACTAGAAGGATTTGTCCACAAGTAAAAGCTGATAGTGAGCTAGTGACAGAGCCCTATTTTGCAGCCATGTACAGATGGCTTGATGATGAAACGCATACTCTGATTCTTAAAGAGTTAACAGAGACCTTGGAGGCTAAGTCAAATGTTTTACAGCAGATAGCATTTAGTGTGACATTGGCCAAAGATGACCAGCTTTTGTTTTTGGCTCTAACAAGCTTTGATTTAGATGGAGAACAGAAACAGACCTCTCAACATCTGTGTAATGCTCtaacagaagcccacatgtcTTATGTGATCACTAGGCTGAAAGTCCAACATGAAAAAGAATTAAAGCAAAAGCAGACAGGGGTTCAGATTGGTAGTTTGGATTGTCCAAATTGTCCTAAATTGAGAGAAGCCACCAAAGATCTGGAGTCCAAACTGGCAGAGGCTTTTTTGAAAAGCGCCACAGGGCCACAAACTTTGGTCCAGATCGAAGGAGAGCCCATAGACTCACTTGACCAATCCATTGAGCTTCATGAAATGATGGCCAGGCATAGGAAGGAACTACGAGAGGTCAAAGACTGCTATGAGCAGAGAGCTGAAAAGCTGAGGAAGAAAATTGCTAAGGCTGGTGAGACACTGCGTGTCCGTTCAGAAGAAAAAGTGAAGGAGATCCACTCTTTGACTAACTGCATGGAGAACCTGAAGAAGAAGCATGAGACGGAGAGGAGAAACCTCATGGAAAGATTTGACCAGGAAATGGAGGAGCTGAAAAGCATGATGAGTCCAGCAAACCCAGACAAGAACTTGACTGACGAGGACACACCGCCGTATCGCGCCTTGTCCCAAACATCCACCTTGAAGGAGCGCATTCAAGAGCTGGTCACCCAGGTCTCGGTCATGACCCAAGAGATGAGACGCCGCGAAGGGCAGGGAGACATTACAAGTCTGCGGCTGAAATACGAGAAAGACCTGGAAAACCTGAAG GCCACCTGTGAGAGGGGCTTTGCTGCCATGGAAGAGTCTCATCAGAAGGTAATagatgagctgcagaggaaacaccagagagagctggagaacCTACAGGAGGAGAAAGAGCGATTGCTGGCAGAGGAGACTGCTGCCACCATCGCTG caATTGAAGCGATGAAGAACGCCCACCGAACAGAGTTGGAAAAGGAGCTAGACAAAGCTCGAAAggccaacaacaacactgaaAACGCAGACATAGAGGAGATTCGTAGACAGCATGA gGAGGAGCTTTGTTCTTTCCAGCGGGAGATCGAGGTATTGTCCGAGCAGTATTCCCAGAAATGTCTGGAAAACGCCCACCTGGCCCAGGCGCTGGAGGCCGAGAGGCAGGCCCTCAGGCAGTGTCAGAGAGAGAACCAGGAGCTCAACGCACACAACCAG gagcTGAACAACCGTCTAGCAGAAGAGATCACCAAGATGCGCTCCATGACGTCTGAGGACGGTGTGGGTGACGCAAACACCACAATACACGGGAAAGAGCTCTACGAGTTAGAA GTAATGCTGAGGGTGAAGGAGTCAGAGGTCCAGTACCTGAAGCAGGAAATCAACTCCCTGAAAGACGAACTCCAAGCTGCCCAAAGa gACAAGAAATATGCCACAGATAAGTACAAGGACATCTACACAGAGCTGAGCATTGTCAAAGCCAAAGCAGAGCAGGATCTGGGCCGGCTCAGAGATCAGCTGCAGCTGGCTCATGAGGCACTTGGGGAGCCGTCGCTGGAGGAAGTGGAGCGAGGAGGATATG